Proteins encoded by one window of Kribbella italica:
- a CDS encoding DUF2207 domain-containing protein has product MAYSPGGSGIVRLTADYKVRADGVLEVVETIDYAYERNGHRLDRALQVRRPADTGNLLTGSAQRGRDRVWKITGITATDATGAAVAVDVSERDPLLPPYTGGSVDGWDSRLADLRVKIGPDLPSVDASPGVAERPRSTTFVLRYQVRGALERVGHDYELNWPDRHRVASGDESDELDAPTPEIRLEVPGELVTAGCAGYYAVAENFRRTRPTSPCSTTQDAPRQARFSSQRKNSTVTVTARIPRSSVEDGGALYDDPPVPRSAWITRALAGAAVLAGMWGVIAGTQRRQRSRRLIS; this is encoded by the coding sequence GTGGCCTATTCCCCGGGCGGCTCCGGCATCGTCCGGTTGACCGCCGACTACAAGGTCCGGGCCGACGGTGTCCTGGAGGTCGTCGAGACCATCGACTACGCGTACGAACGCAACGGCCACCGTCTCGACCGAGCTCTCCAGGTACGCCGGCCCGCCGACACCGGGAACCTGCTCACCGGTTCCGCTCAGCGGGGCAGGGATCGGGTCTGGAAGATCACCGGCATCACCGCGACCGACGCGACCGGCGCCGCGGTCGCGGTCGACGTGTCCGAGAGGGACCCGCTGCTTCCGCCGTACACGGGTGGGTCTGTCGACGGCTGGGACAGTCGCCTGGCCGACCTGCGCGTCAAGATCGGGCCGGATCTCCCGTCCGTCGACGCCTCGCCAGGAGTTGCCGAGCGGCCCCGATCGACGACTTTCGTCCTGCGCTACCAGGTCCGCGGCGCGCTGGAGCGGGTCGGTCACGACTACGAGCTGAACTGGCCGGACAGGCACCGGGTTGCGAGCGGTGACGAGTCCGACGAACTGGACGCTCCGACCCCGGAGATCAGGCTGGAGGTTCCGGGCGAGCTGGTGACAGCCGGCTGCGCGGGTTACTACGCCGTCGCCGAGAACTTCCGCCGTACGCGGCCCACCTCACCGTGCTCCACGACGCAGGACGCTCCTCGCCAAGCGCGATTCAGCAGTCAGCGCAAGAACTCGACCGTGACGGTGACGGCACGCATCCCCCGGAGCAGCGTCGAGGACGGTGGCGCTCTGTACGACGACCCGCCGGTCCCACGATCGGCGTGGATCACCCGGGCACTGGCCGGCGCGGCCGTGCTGGCCGGGATGTGGGGCGTCATCGCCGGGACTCAGCGCCGGCAGCGGTCTCGCCGGCTGATTTCCTGA
- a CDS encoding amino acid adenylation domain-containing protein, translated as MFSLREAIPLTAAQTGVWYAQRLDPDSPMFNIGQYLDIRGPVDAARLEQAIRQVITEAESVRARFGEVDGRPLQVIEPLGDWSLPIVDLSAEADPAEAARAWLDQDINTPLDPTGDRLFGAALLQLEDERFYLYQRIHHLLVDGYGATLLILRLARIYRALELGEEVEAAWYGALPELVADDLTYPDSEQYTTDGEFWRTTYGELPEATLLSEPAPMAHTFSQHTGQFGPAEAEELRIRARGLRTDWSMLAIAAMAAFLHRSTGDQEVVFGLPVMSRRSELQKTTPSMLSNVIPLKLRVTPATTFTELVAQTVTHARAALKRQRYRAEDLRRDLGLSREAALHGPTINILPFDPQMEFGSHDAAMHNLSVGPIDDLSVIVQGISASHGVRIDLAANPDRYSADDLQRHHGQFVSMLRALISTPDQQVGDVDLLTADERHQVVSGWNDTAASAPETTLPALFAEQCLKTPTGIAVSDERRSLTFGELDDESERLARTLVARGIGSGDVVATALPRSVETVVALLAVSKTGATYLPLDVSYPSERLALLIEDAAPALVVTDDATASLLPAGAPKHRLTRAQGDGGAESTAPAALTPPVLSELTGSAASDLTPPVPTDLAYLTYTSGSTGRPKPVAVEHRSLANLFASHQATIFADAVEATGREVLRVAHLAGVAFDAAWDPILWMLAGHELHIVPDDVRRDPEECVRYLAETGIDSVETTPSYVRQLLSAGALGNGGPTVWALGGEAVDSSLWTELGNAPGLVVYNFYGPTEATVDSVITRLTPEADQPSIGRPIGNVRAYVLDSSLQPAPVDQAGELYLAGAGVARGYDGRVELTAERFVANPYDAAGERMYRTGDLVRRTAGGDLEFLGRSDGQVKIRGFRIELGEVEAALNALDDVRQAAVVVSGERLIGYAVTAASGQQLREQLAQVLPNYLVPQRIVVLDELPLTAHGKLDKTALPADRADSTRRQPATDFEQTLCGIFADVLELPSVGVDDDFFALGGHSLLATRAVGRIREQLATDLSIRALFEAPTPALLAERLGISAADDRPPLRPAARPEQLPLSFAQQRLWFMHRLNPASADYHLPITLRLTGELDRAALQSALQQLVARHESLRTMVDDVDGEPYQHVLPQADVTLDIVSSTAEQLDDELTGLASAPFDLAHQLPIRPTLIQLAPHDHVLLLVVHHIAADGWSLEPLARDLAAAYSGAPTAPLTIQYADYALWQRELLGDEDDPKSRISSQLAHWRRALDELPAELALPADRPRPLTPSGAGGTVPIELPADLHARLAKLAADNGASLFMTLHAALAALLSKLGGGTDIPIGTPVAGRTERALDDLVGFFVSTLVLRADVSGDPTFQALLQRVRDADLTAFENQDVPFDRIVEELEPERIAGRNPLFQVMLSLQNTPAPVIELGDLQVAVHPPATTGAAKFDLSLDLTEQYDARHRPAGLVGGLEYNADLFDATTAQWIADCLGRLLNAVLEDPAGRLRELDLMTADERHHVLTDRHGPVRDVPALTVAELFAKQAAATPDRTAIVAADRSLTFQELSDRADRLASVLAARGAVAGKPVAVSLPRSADTVVALLAVLKTGAVYLPMDIEYPAERVAYMLADARPTVVISTSMIDALDTTAERVLLDDESTWTSAVPAYDGTPVRPADLAYLLYTSGSTGRPKGVAVEHRALVNLFHSHRAQVFGPDVLRVAHTAGVSFDASWDPILWMLDGHELHLLDDDVRRDPEALLAYVDEQKIDAMETTPSYVQHLLGLGLLGSDRHRPSVLALGGEAVDSRLWQELAAVDGLRAYNFYGPTECTVDSVVAEIRSGQVPVIGAAVQNLRTYVLDANLQPVPAGVAGELYLAGAGLARGYHQRPGLTTERFVADPYGDEPGTRMYRTGDLVRWNRDAVLEFLGRADDQVKIRGFRVELGEIEATLGSFRDVSAAAVVVHRPAEGPDRLAAYVVPAAGALLDPTQVRQKVARELPDYMVPAAVVVVPELPLTANGKLDRKRLPEPTTSGAGRKAGSAVEEQLCDLFAETLGADEVGPDDDFFALGGHSLLVTRLVSRIRARLGVDIAIRTVFEAPTPAALAARWPEHGSAPQVPLRPRVRPERVPLSFAQRRLWFLNSFENSGAGYHLPMALNLAGRLDRAALNAALNDVVSRHESLRTVFRTDDGVPYQEILSESAVELPVVSSDRAALPAAIRAAVARPFALDHELPLRATLYEVAADEHVLLLVVHHIATDGWSTAPLARDLAAAYSARSTGSEVSLPALPVQYADYALWQQEVLGDDADPDSVSRRQLDFWKVALDGVPEELALPYDHSRPVAPTRRAGLLPIDLPEELHRSLASIAAEHGVSLFMVLHAGLAALLSRLGGGTDVPIGSPVAGRTDDALDELVGFFVNTLVLRTDLSGDPTFAELLGRVRTSDLAAFEHQDVPFERVVEELSPARSLSRHPLFQVMLTLQNTPEATLTLPGLDVTVVEQDAAEAAKFDLSLSIAERNHLDGSPAGLSGTVEYDADLFERSTAQRLVGWLERLLTEAAASPRRRVGELELIAADEVETVLRTWNDTSRPLPSATIVEAFEALAGRDHELAVAAPDGSLDRGELNAAANRLARVLRAQGIGTGDTVGVALGRSTTTMVALLAVLKSGAAYLPVELSYPMDRIAHLLADAAPAAVITSEGVELPEETRRLDLDSSAVEASMAAQSGENLTDAERKSPLRPRHPAYVIYTSGSTGRPKGVVVEHRSLANLLQHHRTSVFAPAAEQLGVDRLKVALTAALAFDASWDPVLWMVAGHELHLIDDDVRRDAGALVEHLRDQRIDVIETTPSYLRQLRGAGLLDGARGPRVLALGGEAVDDALWSELRELDGVTCYNFYGPTESTVDSVVADLVDQIRPVIGRPVDNTRAYVLDSRLRPVPAGVPGELYLAGAGVARGYLNRSQLTSERFVADPFGDGGERMYRTGDLARWRDDATLEYFGRVDDQVKVRGFRVEPAEVEAALIALPGIDEAVVRVRDDKLVAYLVGETEDVRLALGRTLPDYMVPSAFVSVEKLPLTPNGKLDDRALPDVELAPATAGRGPRSPREDLLCKLFAEALGVERVGVDDNFFDLGGHSLLASSLISKVRTAFGVEMPIRRLFENPTVAGLVEGLDAVTEGGDLDVLLPLRIGGGRPPLFCIHPASGISWTYSGLLRHLAPDQPLYGLQSRKLSDPAYTPDSIEAIAADYVEQIRTVQPQGPYYLLGWSFGGNLAHEIAVQLQASGQEVGLLALLDAYPEAPADGLESATETQMFAALLHNQGLPVPEGQIDRARVLDVYRELGNPMGGLTEDQLGASVDAFVSQAVLMRDFVPLPYDGDLLFVTATADRQAGGPVPQDWLAAITGEIDEYPVDAAHARLTQPEALAEIGPLIARVLTERQEAAVQPLLDRSRAWTGTDDE; from the coding sequence GTGTTTTCCCTGCGTGAGGCAATTCCCCTGACCGCCGCCCAGACCGGGGTCTGGTACGCCCAGCGTCTCGACCCGGACTCGCCGATGTTCAACATCGGGCAGTACCTGGACATCCGGGGACCGGTGGATGCCGCACGGCTGGAGCAGGCGATCCGGCAGGTGATCACCGAGGCCGAGTCGGTCCGCGCGCGGTTCGGCGAGGTCGACGGACGGCCGCTGCAGGTGATCGAGCCGCTCGGCGACTGGTCGCTGCCGATCGTCGACCTGAGCGCCGAAGCCGATCCCGCCGAGGCGGCACGCGCGTGGCTCGACCAGGACATCAACACGCCGCTGGACCCGACCGGCGACCGGCTCTTCGGGGCCGCGCTGCTGCAGCTCGAGGACGAGCGGTTCTACCTCTACCAGCGCATCCACCACCTGCTGGTCGACGGCTACGGCGCGACGCTGCTGATCCTGCGGCTGGCCCGGATCTACCGCGCGCTCGAGCTCGGCGAGGAGGTCGAGGCGGCGTGGTACGGCGCGTTGCCCGAGCTCGTCGCCGACGACCTGACCTACCCGGACTCCGAGCAGTACACGACCGACGGCGAGTTCTGGCGTACGACGTACGGCGAACTGCCCGAGGCGACGCTGCTCAGCGAGCCGGCCCCGATGGCGCACACCTTCAGCCAGCACACCGGCCAGTTCGGGCCGGCCGAGGCCGAAGAGCTGCGGATCAGGGCGCGTGGGCTCCGAACCGACTGGTCGATGCTGGCGATCGCCGCGATGGCCGCGTTCCTGCACCGCTCGACGGGCGACCAGGAGGTCGTCTTCGGGCTGCCGGTGATGTCGCGGCGCTCCGAGCTGCAGAAGACGACGCCGTCGATGCTCTCCAACGTCATCCCGCTCAAGCTTCGTGTGACGCCCGCGACCACCTTCACCGAGCTGGTCGCGCAGACCGTCACGCACGCCCGCGCCGCGCTCAAGCGGCAGCGCTACCGCGCGGAGGACCTGCGCAGGGACCTCGGGCTGAGCCGTGAGGCCGCGCTGCACGGGCCGACGATCAACATCCTGCCGTTCGACCCGCAGATGGAGTTCGGGTCGCACGACGCGGCCATGCACAACCTGTCGGTCGGCCCGATCGACGACCTGTCGGTCATCGTGCAGGGCATCTCCGCCAGCCACGGCGTGCGGATCGACCTCGCCGCCAACCCTGACCGCTACAGCGCCGATGACCTGCAGCGACATCATGGTCAGTTCGTGAGCATGTTGCGCGCGCTCATCAGTACGCCGGACCAGCAGGTCGGTGACGTCGACCTGCTCACCGCGGACGAGCGGCACCAGGTCGTCAGCGGCTGGAACGACACCGCGGCGAGTGCGCCCGAGACCACGCTGCCGGCGCTGTTCGCCGAGCAGTGCCTGAAGACCCCGACCGGCATCGCCGTGTCCGACGAGCGCAGGAGCCTGACCTTCGGCGAGTTGGACGATGAGTCCGAGCGCCTCGCGCGGACTTTGGTTGCCCGCGGTATCGGCAGCGGGGACGTCGTCGCGACTGCTCTGCCTCGGTCGGTGGAGACCGTTGTCGCGCTGCTCGCTGTCAGCAAGACCGGTGCGACCTATTTGCCGCTCGACGTGTCCTACCCGTCGGAGCGCTTGGCCTTGCTGATCGAGGACGCCGCGCCTGCGCTCGTGGTGACGGACGACGCGACGGCGAGCTTGCTGCCGGCCGGCGCGCCGAAGCATCGCCTGACGCGCGCGCAGGGAGACGGGGGCGCTGAGTCGACGGCTCCGGCCGCGCTGACGCCGCCGGTTCTGAGCGAGCTGACGGGGTCGGCTGCGAGCGACCTGACGCCGCCGGTTCCGACCGACCTCGCGTACCTGACCTACACCTCTGGCTCGACCGGCCGACCGAAGCCCGTGGCCGTCGAGCATCGCTCGCTGGCGAACCTGTTCGCCAGCCACCAGGCCACGATCTTCGCCGATGCGGTCGAGGCGACCGGCCGCGAGGTGCTGCGGGTCGCCCACCTGGCCGGCGTCGCGTTCGACGCGGCCTGGGACCCGATCTTGTGGATGCTGGCCGGCCACGAGCTGCACATCGTTCCGGACGACGTACGCCGCGATCCCGAGGAGTGCGTCCGCTACCTCGCGGAGACCGGCATCGACTCGGTCGAGACCACGCCGTCGTACGTCCGTCAGCTGTTGTCGGCGGGCGCGCTCGGCAACGGCGGCCCGACGGTCTGGGCACTCGGCGGCGAGGCCGTCGATTCGTCGCTGTGGACGGAGCTCGGCAACGCGCCGGGCCTGGTGGTCTACAACTTCTACGGACCGACGGAAGCGACCGTCGACTCGGTGATCACGCGCCTGACGCCGGAGGCGGACCAGCCGTCCATCGGCCGCCCGATCGGCAACGTGCGCGCGTACGTGCTCGACTCGTCGTTGCAGCCGGCGCCGGTCGACCAGGCGGGGGAGTTGTACCTCGCCGGAGCAGGCGTCGCCCGCGGCTACGACGGTCGTGTCGAACTCACGGCGGAGCGGTTCGTCGCGAACCCGTACGACGCCGCCGGCGAGCGGATGTACCGCACCGGCGACCTCGTACGCCGAACCGCCGGAGGCGACCTGGAGTTCCTCGGCCGGTCCGACGGCCAGGTCAAGATCCGTGGATTCCGGATCGAGCTGGGCGAGGTCGAGGCCGCGCTCAACGCGCTGGACGACGTTCGCCAGGCCGCGGTGGTCGTGAGCGGCGAACGCCTGATCGGGTACGCCGTAACGGCGGCGTCCGGGCAGCAGTTGCGCGAACAGCTCGCACAGGTGCTCCCCAACTACTTGGTGCCGCAGCGGATCGTCGTACTCGACGAATTGCCGCTGACCGCGCACGGCAAGCTCGACAAGACTGCGCTGCCGGCCGACCGCGCCGACAGCACCCGCCGTCAGCCGGCGACCGACTTCGAGCAGACACTGTGCGGGATCTTCGCGGACGTGCTCGAGCTGCCGTCGGTCGGTGTCGACGACGACTTCTTCGCGCTGGGCGGGCACTCCTTGCTGGCGACGCGTGCGGTCGGCCGGATCAGGGAACAGCTGGCGACCGATCTCAGCATCCGCGCGCTCTTCGAGGCGCCGACGCCCGCGCTGCTGGCCGAGCGGCTGGGGATCTCCGCCGCCGACGACCGGCCGCCGCTGCGTCCGGCAGCGAGGCCGGAGCAGCTGCCGCTCTCGTTCGCGCAGCAGCGTCTCTGGTTCATGCACCGGCTCAACCCGGCCTCTGCCGACTACCACTTGCCGATCACCCTGCGCCTGACCGGAGAACTCGACCGGGCCGCGCTGCAGAGCGCACTCCAGCAGTTGGTCGCGCGGCACGAAAGCCTTCGCACGATGGTCGACGACGTCGACGGCGAGCCCTACCAGCACGTCCTGCCGCAGGCGGACGTGACGCTGGACATCGTCTCCAGTACTGCGGAGCAGCTGGACGACGAGCTGACCGGGCTGGCGTCGGCGCCTTTTGATCTGGCGCACCAGCTCCCGATCCGCCCGACGCTGATCCAGCTCGCGCCGCACGACCACGTGCTGCTGCTGGTGGTCCATCACATCGCCGCCGACGGCTGGTCGCTCGAACCGCTCGCCCGCGACCTCGCCGCGGCGTACTCGGGAGCACCGACCGCGCCGCTCACGATCCAGTACGCCGACTACGCGCTCTGGCAGCGCGAGCTGCTCGGTGACGAGGACGACCCGAAGAGCCGGATCTCCAGCCAGCTCGCCCACTGGCGCCGGGCGCTGGACGAGCTGCCGGCCGAGCTGGCTCTGCCGGCCGACCGCCCGCGGCCGCTCACGCCGTCGGGCGCCGGCGGCACGGTCCCGATCGAGCTGCCCGCCGACCTGCACGCCCGGCTGGCGAAGCTTGCCGCCGACAACGGTGCGAGCCTGTTCATGACCCTGCACGCCGCGCTGGCCGCCTTGCTGTCCAAGCTGGGCGGCGGCACGGACATCCCGATCGGGACACCTGTTGCCGGACGCACCGAACGCGCGCTGGACGACCTGGTCGGCTTCTTCGTCTCCACCCTCGTACTGCGGGCCGACGTCTCCGGCGATCCCACTTTCCAGGCGCTGCTGCAGCGGGTCCGCGACGCCGACCTGACGGCGTTCGAGAACCAGGACGTGCCGTTCGACCGCATCGTCGAGGAGCTCGAGCCGGAGCGGATCGCGGGTCGCAACCCGCTCTTCCAGGTGATGCTGAGCCTGCAGAACACACCGGCCCCGGTGATCGAGCTCGGCGACCTTCAGGTCGCCGTGCACCCGCCGGCGACGACGGGCGCGGCCAAGTTCGACCTCTCACTCGACCTGACGGAGCAGTACGACGCGCGCCACCGCCCGGCGGGACTCGTCGGGGGACTGGAGTACAACGCCGACCTCTTCGACGCGACGACGGCGCAGTGGATCGCTGACTGCCTCGGTCGCCTGCTGAACGCCGTACTGGAGGACCCGGCGGGCCGGCTGCGTGAGCTCGACCTGATGACGGCGGACGAGCGTCACCACGTCCTGACCGATCGGCACGGACCCGTCCGCGACGTACCGGCGCTCACGGTCGCGGAACTGTTCGCGAAGCAGGCCGCCGCGACCCCCGACCGGACGGCGATCGTCGCGGCGGACCGAAGCCTGACCTTCCAGGAGCTCAGCGACCGGGCCGACCGCCTGGCGAGTGTTCTCGCAGCTCGCGGCGCCGTTGCGGGGAAGCCGGTCGCCGTGTCGCTCCCGCGCAGCGCGGACACCGTGGTCGCGCTGCTGGCGGTGCTGAAGACCGGCGCGGTCTACCTGCCGATGGACATCGAGTACCCGGCCGAGCGCGTCGCCTACATGCTCGCCGACGCTCGTCCCACGGTCGTGATCAGCACGTCGATGATCGACGCCCTCGACACCACGGCTGAGCGGGTGCTGCTCGACGACGAGTCGACGTGGACCAGCGCGGTTCCGGCGTACGACGGGACGCCGGTGCGCCCGGCGGATCTCGCCTACCTGCTCTACACCTCCGGTTCGACCGGCCGGCCCAAGGGCGTCGCCGTCGAGCACCGCGCGCTGGTGAACCTCTTCCACAGCCACCGGGCGCAGGTCTTCGGCCCGGACGTGCTGCGCGTCGCGCACACGGCCGGAGTCTCGTTCGACGCGTCCTGGGACCCGATCCTGTGGATGCTCGACGGGCACGAACTGCACCTGCTGGACGACGACGTACGGCGTGATCCCGAAGCGCTGCTGGCGTACGTGGACGAGCAGAAGATCGACGCGATGGAGACGACGCCTTCGTACGTCCAGCACCTGCTCGGCCTGGGTCTCCTCGGCAGCGACCGTCATCGCCCGTCGGTGCTCGCCCTCGGCGGCGAGGCCGTCGACAGCAGGCTGTGGCAGGAACTGGCCGCGGTGGACGGTCTCCGTGCGTACAACTTCTACGGGCCGACGGAGTGCACTGTCGACTCGGTCGTTGCCGAGATCCGCTCCGGGCAGGTCCCGGTGATCGGCGCCGCGGTGCAGAACCTTCGGACGTACGTGCTCGACGCGAATCTCCAGCCGGTCCCGGCGGGGGTCGCCGGTGAGCTCTACCTCGCCGGCGCCGGTCTTGCTCGCGGTTACCACCAGCGTCCGGGGCTGACCACCGAGCGTTTCGTCGCCGACCCGTACGGCGACGAGCCGGGCACCCGGATGTACCGGACCGGCGACCTGGTGCGCTGGAACCGCGACGCCGTGCTGGAGTTCCTTGGGCGGGCCGACGACCAGGTGAAGATCCGGGGCTTCCGGGTCGAGCTCGGGGAAATCGAAGCGACTCTGGGCTCCTTCCGCGACGTGTCGGCGGCCGCCGTGGTCGTCCACCGTCCCGCCGAGGGGCCTGATCGGCTGGCCGCGTACGTCGTACCGGCGGCCGGCGCGCTGCTGGATCCGACGCAAGTGCGGCAGAAGGTCGCGCGGGAGCTGCCGGACTACATGGTCCCGGCTGCCGTGGTCGTCGTACCGGAGTTGCCGCTGACGGCGAACGGGAAGCTGGATCGCAAGCGGCTGCCCGAGCCGACGACCAGCGGTGCCGGCCGGAAGGCCGGCTCCGCGGTCGAGGAGCAGCTGTGCGACCTGTTCGCCGAGACCCTGGGCGCCGACGAGGTTGGCCCGGACGACGACTTCTTCGCGCTCGGCGGTCACTCTCTCCTCGTCACCCGCCTGGTCAGCCGAATTCGGGCCAGGCTCGGCGTCGACATCGCGATCCGCACCGTCTTCGAAGCGCCGACGCCGGCCGCCTTGGCCGCGCGCTGGCCCGAGCACGGCAGCGCGCCGCAGGTTCCGCTGCGGCCGCGCGTACGCCCGGAGCGGGTCCCGCTGTCCTTCGCGCAGCGCCGGTTGTGGTTCCTGAACAGCTTCGAGAACTCCGGCGCCGGCTATCACTTGCCGATGGCCCTCAATCTCGCGGGCCGGCTCGACCGAGCGGCGCTCAACGCGGCGCTCAACGATGTCGTGTCGCGTCACGAGAGCCTGCGGACCGTCTTCAGGACCGACGACGGTGTCCCGTACCAGGAGATCCTCAGCGAAAGCGCTGTCGAGCTGCCGGTGGTCTCGTCGGATCGGGCTGCTCTGCCGGCCGCGATCAGGGCCGCCGTCGCCCGGCCGTTCGCGCTGGATCACGAACTGCCGCTGCGCGCGACGCTGTACGAGGTCGCCGCCGACGAGCATGTCCTGCTGCTGGTCGTGCACCACATCGCGACCGACGGCTGGTCGACGGCTCCGCTCGCGCGCGACCTCGCCGCGGCGTACTCGGCTCGCTCGACCGGGAGCGAGGTGTCGTTGCCGGCTCTGCCGGTCCAGTACGCCGACTACGCGCTCTGGCAGCAGGAGGTGCTCGGCGACGACGCCGATCCGGACAGCGTCTCGCGGCGGCAGCTCGACTTCTGGAAGGTCGCGCTGGACGGCGTACCCGAGGAGCTGGCTCTTCCGTACGACCACTCACGTCCGGTCGCCCCGACCCGACGTGCCGGTCTGCTGCCGATCGATCTGCCGGAGGAACTGCACCGCAGCCTCGCCTCGATCGCGGCCGAGCACGGGGTCAGCTTGTTCATGGTTCTCCACGCCGGACTGGCCGCTCTGTTGTCCCGTCTGGGTGGTGGGACCGACGTCCCGATCGGATCGCCGGTCGCCGGCCGGACCGATGACGCTCTCGACGAACTCGTCGGCTTCTTCGTCAACACGCTCGTCCTGCGGACCGATCTGTCCGGTGACCCGACGTTCGCCGAACTGCTCGGACGCGTACGCACCAGCGACCTCGCGGCGTTCGAGCACCAGGACGTCCCGTTCGAGCGGGTCGTCGAGGAGCTGTCGCCGGCCCGGAGTCTCAGCCGTCACCCGTTGTTCCAGGTGATGTTGACGCTGCAGAACACGCCGGAGGCAACGCTCACCCTGCCGGGGCTGGACGTGACGGTCGTCGAGCAGGACGCGGCCGAGGCCGCGAAGTTCGACCTCTCGTTGTCGATTGCCGAGCGCAATCATCTCGACGGGTCGCCGGCGGGGCTGAGCGGCACGGTGGAGTACGACGCCGACCTCTTCGAGCGCAGCACCGCGCAGCGCCTGGTCGGCTGGCTCGAGCGGCTGCTCACCGAGGCCGCGGCGTCACCTCGGCGCCGGGTCGGCGAACTCGAACTGATCGCTGCCGACGAGGTGGAGACCGTGCTGCGGACCTGGAACGACACCAGTCGTCCGTTGCCCTCGGCCACGATCGTGGAAGCGTTCGAGGCACTGGCCGGGCGTGACCACGAGCTCGCCGTCGCGGCGCCGGACGGCTCGCTCGACCGCGGCGAGCTGAACGCCGCGGCGAACCGGCTCGCCCGGGTTCTCCGTGCCCAGGGCATCGGTACGGGGGACACCGTCGGGGTCGCGCTCGGGCGGTCGACGACGACGATGGTCGCGCTGCTCGCCGTACTGAAGTCCGGCGCGGCCTATCTGCCGGTCGAGCTCAGCTACCCGATGGACAGAATCGCCCACCTGCTCGCCGACGCTGCTCCCGCTGCCGTCATCACGAGCGAGGGTGTCGAGCTGCCGGAGGAGACGCGTCGGCTCGACCTCGACTCGTCGGCGGTCGAGGCGTCGATGGCGGCTCAGTCCGGCGAGAACCTGACCGACGCCGAGCGCAAGTCACCGCTGAGGCCGCGGCACCCGGCGTACGTGATCTACACGTCCGGATCGACCGGACGGCCCAAGGGCGTCGTGGTCGAGCACCGGTCGTTGGCGAACCTGCTGCAGCACCACCGGACGAGCGTCTTCGCACCGGCAGCGGAACAACTGGGCGTCGACCGGCTGAAGGTCGCTCTGACCGCGGCCCTGGCCTTCGACGCCTCGTGGGACCCGGTGCTGTGGATGGTCGCCGGTCACGAGCTGCACCTGATCGACGACGACGTACGCCGCGACGCCGGTGCTCTCGTCGAGCATCTGCGGGATCAGCGCATCGACGTCATCGAGACGACGCCGTCGTACCTGCGGCAACTCCGCGGTGCCGGACTGCTGGACGGCGCTCGCGGTCCGCGAGTGCTCGCCCTGGGCGGCGAAGCCGTCGACGACGCTCTCTGGTCCGAGCTTCGCGAGCTGGACGGCGTGACCTGCTACAACTTCTACGGCCCGACCGAATCGACGGTCGATTCCGTCGTGGCGGACCTGGTCGACCAGATCCGGCCGGTGATCGGCCGGCCGGTCGACAACACGCGGGCGTACGTCCTGGACTCCCGGCTGCGGCCGGTGCCTGCCGGCGTACCGGGGGAGCTGTACCTCGCCGGTGCGGGGGTCGCCCGCGGCTACCTCAACCGCAGTCAGCTGACGTCCGAGCGGTTCGTCGCCGATCCGTTCGGGGACGGCGGCGAGCGGATGTACCGCACGGGTGATCTGGCGCGCTGGCGTGACGACGCGACGCTGGAGTACTTCGGCCGGGTCGACGACCAGGTCAAGGTGCGCGGGTTCCGGGTCGAGCCCGCGGAGGTCGAGGCCGCGCTGATCGCGTTGCCGGGGATCGACGAGGCCGTCGTCCGGGTGCGGGACGACAAGCTCGTCGCCTACCTGGTCGGCGAGACCGAGGACGTGCGGCTCGCTCTCGGCCGCACACTGCCGGACTACATGGTGCCGAGCGCGTTCGTCAGCGTCGAGAAGTTGCCGCTGACACCGAACGGCAAGCTGGACGACCGGGCCCTGCCGGACGTGGAGCTCGCGCCGGCGACGGCCGGCCGCGGGCCGCGGTCGCCGCGGGAGGACCTGCTCTGCAAGCTGTTCGCCGAGGCGCTGGGCGTCGAGCGGGTCGGGGTCGACGACAACTTCTTCGACCTCGGCGGCCACTCGCTGCTGGCCAGCTCGCTGATCAGCAAGGTCCGTACGGCGTTCGGAGTCGAGATGCCGATCCGCCGGCTCTTCGAGAACCCGACCGTGGCCGGCCTCGTCGAGGGGCTCGACGCGGTGACGGAGGGCGGCGACCTCGACGTCCTGCTGCCGCTGCGGATCGGTGGCGGACGGCCGCCGCTGTTCTGCATCCACCCGGCCAGCGGCATCTCGTGGACGTACTCCGGGCTCCTGCGGCACCTCGCTCCCGATCAGCCGCTGTACGGGCTGCAGTCGCGCAAGCTCTCGGACCCGGCGTACACGCCGGACAGCATCGAGGCGATCGCGGCCGACTACGTCGAGCAGATCAGGACCGTGCAGCCGCAGGGGCCGTACTACCTGCTCGGCTGGTCGTTCGGCGGCAACCTGGCCCACGAGATCGCCGTCCAGCTGCAGGCGTCCGGGCAGGAGGTCGGGCTGCTCGCGCTGCTGGACGCCTATCCGGAGGCGCCGGCCGACGGGCTGGAGTCGGCGACCGAGACGCAGATGTTCGCCGCCCTGCTGCACAACCAAGGGTTGCCGGTGCCCGAGGGGCAGATCGATCGGGCGAGAGTGCTCGACGTCTACCGCGAGCTCGGGAACCCGATGGGCGGGCTGACCGAGGACCAGTTGGGCGCGAGTGTGGACGCCTTCGTCTCGCAGGCCGTCCTGATGCGTGACTTCGTCCCGCTGCCGTACGACGGTGACCTGCTCTTCGTCACCGCGACGGCCGACCGTCAGGCCGGCGGGCCCGTCCCGCAGGACTGGCTGGCCGCGATCACCGGCGAGATCGACGAGTACCCGGTCGACGCCGCCCACGCGCGCCTCACCCAACCCGAAGCACTCGCCGAGATCGGGCCGCTGATCGCGCGCGTGCTGACCGAACGCCAGGAGGCGGCCGTTCAGCCGCTCCTCGACCGCTCCCGAGCATGGACAGGAACCGACGATGAGTGA